A section of the Callospermophilus lateralis isolate mCalLat2 chromosome 14, mCalLat2.hap1, whole genome shotgun sequence genome encodes:
- the Lratd1 gene encoding protein LRATD1 — MGNQLDRITHLNYSELPTGDPSGIEKDELRVGVAYFFSDEEEDLDERGQPDKFGVKAPPGCNPCPESPSRHHHHLLHQLVLNETQFSAFRGQECIFSKVSGGPQGADLSVYAVTALPALCEPGDLLELLWLQPAREPPAPVPHWAVYVGGGHIIHLHQGEIRQDSLYEAGAANVGRVVNSWYRYRPLVAELVVQNACGHLGLKSEEICWTNSESFAAWCRFGKREFKAGGEVPAATQPPQQQYYLKVHLGENKIHTARFHSLEDLIREKRRIDASGRLRVLQELADLVDDDKE, encoded by the coding sequence ATGGGCAACCAACTGGACCGCATCACCCACCTCAACTACAGCGAGTTGCCCACAGGGGACCCGTCCGGGATTGAGAAGGACGAACTTCGGGTCGGGGTCGCCTACTTCTTCTCGGATGAGGAGGAGGACCTGGACGAACGCGGGCAACCCGACAAGTTTGGCGTGAAGGCCCCCCCAGGCTGCAACCCCTGCCCAGAGAGCCCTAgccgccaccaccaccacctgctGCACCAACTAGTCCTCAACGAGACTCAGTTCTCCGCCTTTCGGGGCCAGGAATGCATCTTTTCCAAAGTGAGCGGCGGCCCTCAGGGCGCGGACCTGAGCGTCTACGCTGTCACCGCGCTGCCAGCGCTCTGCGAGCCCGGCGACCTGCTGGAGCTGCTGTGGCTACAGCCGGCTCGGGAGCCGCCCGCGCCGGTCCCGCACTGGGCGGTGTACGTGGGCGGCGGGCACATCATCCACCTGCACCAGGGCGAGATCCGCCAGGACAGCCTGTACGAGGCGGGCGCGGCCAACGTGGGCCGGGTGGTGAATAGCTGGTACCGCTACCGCCCGCTGGTGGCCGAGTTGGTGGTGCAGAACGCCTGCGGCCACCTGGGCCTCAAGAGCGAGGAGATCTGCTGGACGAACTCGGAAAGCTTCGCCGCCTGGTGCCGCTTCGGCAAGCGGGAATTCAAAGCCGGAGGGGAGGTGCCGGCCGCTACGCAGCCCCCGCAGCAGCAGTACTATCTTAAGGTGCATCTGGGGGAAAACAAAATCCACACTGCCCGGTTTCACAGCCTGGAAGACCTCATCCGCGAGAAGCGCCGCATCGACGCCAGTGGCCGCCTGAGAGTGCTCCAGGAGCTGGCCGACTTGGTGGACGACGACAAGGAGTAG